The following are from one region of the Pelorhabdus rhamnosifermentans genome:
- a CDS encoding fructose-specific PTS transporter subunit EIIC: MSKLVAITSCPTGIAHTYMAAEALAKAAKELGHAMKVETRGSVGVENALTAEDIAQADAVIIAADTSIDDTPFAGKKCLKTSVGAAIKDGQEVIQKALAMKEPADYLSQISERKQEKSAERTGPYKHLMTGVSYMLPLVVAGGLLVALSFVFGIEAFKEQGTLAAALMDIGGGTAFALMVPILSGFIAFSIADRPGLTPGLIGGMLATKIGASFLGGIISGFLAGYIAKWLKDNIKLPKTLEGLKPVLIIPLFSSAAVGLLMIYIVGTPVKAIMDIMTEALKGMSSTNAVALGLLLGGMMAFDMGGPVNKAAYTFSVGLLASNIFEPMAAVMAAGMTPPLGIALATFLAKNKFTPDERDAGKAAAVLGISFITEGAIPFAASDPFRVIPSLMAGSAVTGALSMIFGCTLRAPHGGIFVLPIPNAVGNVGLYIVAIAIGTVVTAVLLTLLKQDLTKITAKSEK; encoded by the coding sequence ATGAGTAAACTCGTAGCAATCACCTCTTGCCCAACAGGAATTGCCCATACCTACATGGCAGCGGAAGCGCTAGCCAAAGCTGCAAAGGAACTCGGTCATGCCATGAAGGTTGAAACAAGAGGCTCTGTGGGAGTGGAAAATGCCCTCACAGCCGAAGATATTGCGCAAGCAGATGCCGTCATCATCGCAGCGGATACAAGTATTGACGATACGCCTTTTGCCGGTAAAAAATGCTTGAAAACCTCAGTGGGTGCAGCCATTAAAGACGGCCAGGAAGTCATTCAAAAGGCACTTGCCATGAAAGAACCTGCTGATTACCTGTCACAGATAAGTGAAAGGAAACAGGAAAAATCCGCCGAACGCACAGGCCCTTACAAACATCTCATGACAGGTGTATCTTATATGCTTCCCCTTGTGGTCGCAGGTGGTTTACTTGTTGCCCTCTCTTTCGTATTTGGCATTGAAGCATTTAAAGAGCAAGGCACCTTGGCTGCTGCTCTTATGGATATTGGCGGTGGTACAGCCTTTGCCCTCATGGTTCCCATTCTATCCGGATTTATCGCCTTTTCAATTGCCGATCGCCCCGGCCTGACACCTGGCTTAATTGGCGGTATGCTCGCCACTAAAATTGGCGCTAGCTTCTTAGGTGGTATTATTTCCGGATTTCTAGCCGGTTATATTGCCAAATGGCTAAAAGATAATATCAAATTACCAAAAACACTGGAAGGCTTAAAACCCGTTCTCATTATTCCACTCTTTTCCAGCGCAGCAGTAGGACTACTCATGATTTATATCGTAGGAACTCCCGTGAAAGCGATTATGGATATCATGACAGAAGCCTTAAAAGGCATGTCTTCCACGAATGCCGTAGCACTCGGTTTACTGCTCGGCGGAATGATGGCATTTGATATGGGCGGTCCCGTAAATAAAGCTGCATATACCTTTAGTGTCGGGCTATTGGCAAGCAACATTTTTGAACCTATGGCTGCTGTTATGGCAGCAGGAATGACTCCCCCCCTTGGAATTGCCCTAGCAACCTTTTTAGCAAAAAATAAATTTACACCTGATGAAAGAGACGCAGGAAAAGCCGCTGCTGTCCTCGGCATCTCTTTTATTACAGAAGGAGCCATTCCCTTTGCTGCGTCCGATCCTTTCCGCGTCATTCCCTCGCTGATGGCTGGTTCAGCTGTAACCGGGGCGCTCTCTATGATATTCGGCTGTACTTTACGTGCTCCTCATGGCGGTATCTTTGTTCTCCCCATCCCCAATGCCGTCGGCAATGTCGGTCTTTATATCGTAGCTATTGCTATCGGTACTGTCGTTACAGCCGTCTTATTAACTTTATTAAAACAGGATTTAACCAAGATAACTGCTAAGAGTGAAAAATAA
- a CDS encoding PTS sugar transporter subunit IIA, protein MKITELLTADRILLDITVSTKEEVWDVLAQAFEKTGAVLDRAGYLSDVAKRETLGTTGVGFGVAIPHAKSAAVLKPALAFARVTQALDVQSLDGTKADLFFLIAAPLNGEDVHLQALSRLARMLMHEDFLAALRNANGAEEIQAALQARE, encoded by the coding sequence ATGAAAATTACGGAATTATTGACAGCCGACAGAATTTTGCTTGATATTACCGTTTCTACAAAAGAAGAAGTGTGGGATGTTTTAGCCCAAGCTTTTGAGAAAACAGGTGCCGTTCTTGATCGAGCCGGTTATTTGAGTGATGTGGCAAAACGAGAAACCCTCGGCACAACGGGTGTTGGATTTGGCGTAGCCATTCCGCATGCCAAATCTGCCGCTGTATTAAAACCAGCATTGGCTTTTGCACGTGTAACCCAAGCACTTGACGTTCAGTCCTTAGATGGCACAAAGGCCGATTTATTCTTTTTGATTGCCGCCCCGTTAAATGGCGAAGATGTTCATCTTCAGGCCCTGTCACGATTAGCCCGCATGCTCATGCATGAAGATTTCCTGGCAGCTCTGCGCAATGCCAATGGTGCTGAAGAAATACAAGCAGCCCTGCAAGCGAGGGAATAA
- the pfkB gene encoding 1-phosphofructokinase, with protein MVQTRKNKIITVTLNPALDRTLQFSSFDLGKVNRVIQERLDPAGKGINVAHVIKTLGEAAIVTGFLGQDNADKFNSSFTKMDIENHFVLIPGCTRVNTKLVDQTTGLVTEVNFPGLTFSADDWLRLKQTISKLAQTADSFILSGSLPPDAPPDSYYQLITLLKEQHCKVFLDTSGPALTTALEAAPYAVKPNITELSEIMGRSLTNSRELSQAINQLLLSGIQLVVVSLGEQGALIAAGDERLRVKAPAIKIGSTVGAGDAMVAGLAVADTRELSLADKARLATAAAAATVAKPGTQPGSLQEIEKLLPLVQIENWEERA; from the coding sequence ATGGTTCAAACAAGGAAAAATAAAATTATTACAGTAACCCTCAATCCCGCTCTTGATCGCACCCTTCAGTTTTCAAGCTTTGACCTAGGCAAAGTTAATCGCGTCATTCAAGAACGGCTAGATCCTGCTGGTAAAGGCATCAATGTAGCTCATGTCATCAAGACGCTCGGCGAAGCCGCCATCGTAACCGGCTTCTTAGGTCAAGACAATGCCGACAAATTCAATTCCTCCTTTACTAAAATGGATATTGAAAACCATTTCGTTTTAATCCCCGGCTGTACACGGGTAAATACAAAATTAGTTGATCAAACAACTGGTCTTGTTACGGAAGTAAATTTTCCTGGACTAACCTTTTCCGCTGATGACTGGCTGCGCTTAAAACAAACAATTAGCAAACTCGCTCAAACAGCTGATTCTTTTATATTATCAGGAAGCCTCCCCCCTGATGCCCCCCCTGACAGCTATTATCAGCTCATTACTCTGCTAAAAGAGCAACACTGTAAAGTCTTTTTGGACACAAGCGGACCGGCCCTGACTACCGCCTTAGAAGCTGCACCTTACGCCGTAAAACCAAATATTACAGAACTAAGCGAAATAATGGGCCGCTCCCTCACGAATTCTCGTGAACTCAGTCAAGCCATTAATCAATTGCTTTTATCAGGTATTCAACTTGTTGTCGTATCCCTGGGGGAGCAAGGAGCGTTAATTGCCGCAGGAGATGAAAGATTAAGGGTCAAAGCCCCCGCGATCAAGATTGGTTCAACCGTAGGAGCTGGTGATGCCATGGTCGCGGGGTTAGCAGTAGCAGATACAAGAGAATTATCTTTAGCTGATAAAGCCCGTCTGGCAACGGCAGCAGCTGCTGCCACCGTTGCCAAGCCCGGAACACAACCAGGATCGCTTCAAGAAATCGAAAAACTTCTGCCCTTAGTGCAGATTGAAAACTGGGAGGAAAGAGCATGA
- a CDS encoding DeoR/GlpR family DNA-binding transcription regulator: protein MFAEERQASILELIKAGQPVKVGILTERFGVSESTIRRDLQELEDAGCLHRTHGGAILGHSEYEPSFQEKATCCLAEKQQIATAAVSLIEQGETILLDSGTTTLEIARQLRGKKVTIATNSMDIAQIFVDDTITEVILLGGSLRKPTRSLVGYLTNQTLKNLHFDKVFLAANNIDLEQGVTTPNMMEAETKRHMLLSGQEVILVVDHTKFGQKSLCHICDLSEISLLLTDCGLETKTVKQYKTIVKIKQAETIPLQKGANHGSNKEK, encoded by the coding sequence ATGTTTGCAGAAGAACGCCAAGCAAGCATTTTAGAATTAATAAAAGCAGGCCAACCTGTAAAAGTAGGCATACTGACGGAACGCTTTGGCGTTTCTGAATCAACGATTCGACGTGATCTCCAAGAACTGGAGGATGCCGGATGCCTGCACCGAACCCACGGTGGGGCTATTTTAGGCCATAGTGAATATGAGCCAAGTTTTCAGGAAAAAGCGACGTGTTGCTTAGCTGAAAAACAACAAATCGCCACAGCCGCGGTCTCACTCATTGAACAAGGGGAAACAATCCTGCTTGACTCGGGTACAACAACATTGGAAATTGCCCGACAGCTAAGAGGAAAAAAAGTAACTATCGCAACAAATAGTATGGATATTGCTCAGATATTTGTTGATGATACTATTACCGAAGTTATACTGCTTGGTGGCTCACTTCGAAAACCCACGCGTTCCCTTGTTGGTTACCTGACAAATCAAACATTGAAAAATTTGCATTTTGACAAAGTTTTTTTGGCAGCAAACAATATCGATCTTGAACAAGGAGTAACAACACCCAATATGATGGAAGCCGAAACAAAGCGCCACATGCTGCTTTCAGGCCAAGAAGTTATCTTAGTTGTTGACCATACGAAATTTGGACAAAAAAGTCTCTGTCACATTTGCGACCTTTCAGAAATCAGTCTGTTATTAACAGATTGTGGTTTAGAAACAAAAACCGTCAAACAATATAAAACAATTGTAAAAATAAAACAAGCCGAAACCATCCCTCTACAGAAAGGAGCAAACCATGGTTCAAACAAGGAAAAATAA
- a CDS encoding BglG family transcription antiterminator, giving the protein MIGITLNELCTQLFIFIASTNEFIKITALAEQFRTTSRVIRYNLDKIDEFLSFNHFPKLIRKQHVGVHYDGTKEIIDRAMKKLQQPEIYHYRLGPEERVDVLLAVLLQQQDYITIDFLADKLFVSRGTVIKDLGRVRAFLIENKLFLQSSTNHGIKVVGEEKYLRRVSIALFMKTLAVNGSLQNNSSDSSQVHAVVKSEIIRLFQDIDIPFIEKCIIDGEKQLETTFSDEAFQGLVIHIAIAIKRIRLGRDIIMSNKDLTSYEITKEFATASFIARQLEEHFHIEVPYGEIGYITVHLLGSNVYAVHHENSENWAILQVLTGKILRAVSERLHEDCLIQDKSLFNGLIDHLRPAIYRLKNDLKVKNPILNEIMNNYHALFEIVKDSMVPVESYVGKGFNDEEIGYFTLHFGAALLRLNEQSMSEKKVLVVCSTGLGTAQLLASRLQQKFNVEIVDIIAYHQVQSVLQNHDVDLIVTTLSMPFESLPFVQVSPLLGEADMEKLKKYLTQYNFQPKDIFSQVVHLIEQNCQINHYDELVQGLTKIFRMEKFNIQKEVVPPLLKDLLIESTIRLNVEVKDWEEAIRIGGELLEGGGFVEHRYIDAMIRTVKEMGPYIVIVKGIAMPHARPEDGAKKIGMALLTLKKPVEFGNKENDPVNVVIFLCAIDNVTHLKALAELMQLLDDEAFKQLADRAVNKQEILRYIQKM; this is encoded by the coding sequence GTGATAGGCATTACACTTAATGAATTGTGCACGCAATTATTTATCTTCATTGCTAGTACGAACGAATTTATCAAAATTACGGCTTTAGCAGAACAATTTCGGACTACATCGCGGGTTATTCGCTACAATTTAGATAAGATCGATGAATTTTTGAGCTTTAATCATTTTCCAAAGCTTATTCGTAAACAGCATGTCGGTGTTCACTATGATGGAACGAAGGAAATCATTGATAGGGCTATGAAAAAACTTCAGCAACCCGAAATCTATCATTATCGCCTAGGTCCGGAAGAACGGGTAGATGTTTTGTTAGCTGTGTTACTTCAGCAGCAAGACTATATCACTATTGATTTTCTTGCGGATAAGTTGTTTGTGAGTCGCGGAACTGTTATTAAAGATTTAGGCCGCGTTCGCGCTTTCCTTATAGAAAATAAATTGTTTTTGCAATCTTCTACAAATCATGGCATTAAAGTAGTGGGTGAAGAGAAATATTTGCGCAGAGTTTCTATTGCCTTATTCATGAAAACCCTCGCGGTGAATGGCTCACTGCAAAACAATTCGTCAGATTCGTCGCAAGTGCACGCTGTTGTAAAATCAGAAATTATTCGTTTATTTCAAGATATTGACATACCCTTTATTGAGAAGTGTATTATCGACGGTGAAAAACAGTTAGAAACGACTTTTTCCGATGAAGCGTTCCAGGGTCTTGTGATTCATATTGCCATTGCGATTAAGCGCATCAGACTGGGCCGGGATATTATTATGTCGAATAAAGATTTAACGAGTTATGAGATTACCAAGGAATTTGCAACGGCTTCTTTTATTGCACGGCAGTTAGAAGAGCATTTTCATATTGAAGTGCCCTATGGGGAAATCGGTTATATTACCGTTCATCTGTTAGGAAGTAATGTCTATGCAGTTCATCATGAAAATAGTGAAAATTGGGCCATCCTTCAAGTACTGACGGGCAAGATATTGCGTGCTGTCAGTGAAAGGTTGCATGAGGATTGCTTGATACAGGATAAATCTTTATTTAATGGATTAATCGATCATTTAAGGCCGGCAATTTATCGGCTTAAAAATGATTTAAAAGTAAAAAATCCGATATTAAATGAGATAATGAATAATTATCATGCCTTATTTGAGATTGTGAAAGATAGCATGGTACCTGTCGAAAGTTATGTGGGGAAAGGTTTTAATGACGAGGAAATTGGCTATTTTACTCTGCATTTTGGTGCGGCGTTGCTTAGATTGAACGAGCAAAGTATGAGCGAGAAAAAAGTCCTCGTTGTTTGTAGTACTGGGCTTGGCACGGCACAATTACTTGCTTCTAGACTGCAACAAAAATTTAATGTCGAAATTGTCGATATTATTGCCTATCATCAAGTGCAGTCTGTTTTGCAGAATCATGACGTAGATTTGATTGTGACGACATTGTCCATGCCGTTTGAGTCCTTGCCTTTTGTTCAGGTGAGTCCGCTTCTTGGCGAAGCGGATATGGAAAAGTTGAAAAAGTACTTAACGCAGTACAACTTTCAACCCAAAGATATTTTTTCACAAGTTGTGCACCTTATTGAGCAAAATTGCCAAATAAATCATTATGATGAACTTGTCCAAGGTTTGACTAAAATTTTTAGAATGGAAAAGTTCAATATACAGAAGGAGGTTGTTCCGCCCTTGCTTAAGGATTTATTAATTGAAAGCACGATTCGTTTAAATGTCGAGGTAAAAGATTGGGAAGAGGCTATTCGTATAGGGGGAGAACTGCTTGAAGGTGGCGGATTTGTTGAGCATCGTTATATTGACGCCATGATCCGTACAGTAAAAGAAATGGGGCCCTATATTGTTATTGTGAAGGGGATCGCCATGCCTCATGCGCGACCTGAAGATGGGGCTAAAAAGATTGGTATGGCCCTTTTGACGTTAAAAAAACCGGTGGAATTTGGTAACAAAGAAAATGATCCAGTGAATGTCGTGATATTTTTATGTGCTATTGATAATGTGACTCACTTAAAGGCCCTTGCTGAACTGATGCAGTTATTGGATGATGAGGCGTTTAAGCAG